A region of Caminicella sporogenes DSM 14501 DNA encodes the following proteins:
- the pflB gene encoding formate C-acetyltransferase — protein MKEWQGFKKGKWISEIDVRDFIQKNYTPYEGDESFLVGPTDRTKDLWNKVLDLMKKEREKGILDVETKKVSAINSHNPGYIDKDLEQIVGLQTDKPLKRGIMPFGGLRVVKKALDAYGYELDKGTEEVFLKYRKTHNDGVFDVYTDEMRRARSSGVITGLPDAYGRGRIIGDYRRVALYGVDRLIEDKVEEKKQLEMDYMESHVVQLREEIAEQIKALHELKEMAKSYGYDISRPASNAKEAIQWTYFAYLAAIKEQDGAAMSIGRVSTFLDIYIERDLKNGLITEEEAQELIDHFVMKLRMVRFLRTPEYNQLFSGDPTWVTEAIGGMGIDGRTLVSKTSYRMLHTLYNLGPAPEPNLTILWSTRLPESFKKYCAKVSIDTSSIQYENDDLMREWYGDDYGIACCVSAMRIGKQMQFFGARANLAKALLYAINGGKDEKTGIQVGPEFAPITSEYLDYDEVMRKFDQVMDWLAKLYINTLNIIHYMHDKYAYERLQMALHDKDILRTSACGIAGLSVVADSLSAIKYAKVKVIRNEEGLAVDYEVEGDYPAFGNNDDRVDSIAVEIVKNFMNKLRKHKTYRDSIPTLSILTITSNVVYGKKTGSTPDGRKIGEPFAPGANPMHGRDKKGAIASMSSVAKLPYEHAEDGISYTFSIVPKALGRDIEERIKNLVGILDGYFNDTGHHINVNVLDKETLLDAMEHPEKYPQLTIRVSGYAVNFIKLTREQQLDVIKRTFHEHF, from the coding sequence ATGAAAGAATGGCAAGGTTTTAAAAAAGGAAAATGGATAAGTGAAATAGATGTTAGAGATTTTATACAAAAAAATTATACTCCATATGAAGGTGATGAAAGTTTTTTAGTTGGTCCTACAGATAGGACAAAAGACCTTTGGAATAAAGTATTAGATTTAATGAAGAAAGAAAGAGAAAAAGGTATTTTAGATGTAGAAACTAAAAAAGTATCAGCAATAAATTCTCATAATCCGGGATATATAGATAAAGATTTAGAACAAATAGTTGGGCTTCAGACAGATAAGCCACTTAAAAGGGGTATTATGCCGTTTGGAGGGCTTAGAGTAGTAAAAAAAGCATTAGATGCTTATGGATATGAACTTGATAAAGGGACAGAAGAGGTATTTTTAAAATACAGAAAGACTCATAATGACGGTGTTTTTGATGTTTATACAGATGAAATGAGAAGAGCTAGAAGTTCTGGAGTAATTACAGGACTGCCTGATGCATATGGACGTGGTAGAATTATAGGAGATTACAGAAGAGTTGCTTTATATGGTGTAGATAGATTAATAGAAGATAAAGTAGAAGAGAAAAAACAACTTGAAATGGATTATATGGAATCTCATGTTGTACAACTTAGAGAAGAAATAGCAGAACAAATAAAAGCTTTACATGAACTCAAGGAAATGGCAAAGTCATATGGTTATGATATATCAAGACCTGCATCAAATGCAAAAGAAGCAATACAGTGGACTTATTTTGCATATCTTGCAGCTATCAAAGAACAAGATGGTGCAGCTATGTCAATAGGTCGTGTATCTACTTTTCTTGATATTTATATAGAAAGAGATTTAAAGAATGGTTTAATTACAGAAGAGGAAGCTCAAGAATTAATAGATCATTTTGTAATGAAACTAAGAATGGTTCGCTTTTTAAGAACTCCAGAATATAATCAATTGTTTTCAGGAGACCCTACGTGGGTGACAGAAGCTATAGGTGGTATGGGTATAGATGGTAGGACTTTAGTATCAAAAACTAGTTATCGTATGCTTCATACTCTTTATAATCTTGGACCTGCACCAGAACCTAACTTAACTATTTTGTGGTCAACAAGATTACCAGAAAGCTTTAAAAAATATTGTGCAAAAGTTTCTATAGATACGAGTTCAATACAATATGAAAATGATGACTTAATGAGAGAGTGGTATGGAGATGATTATGGTATAGCTTGTTGTGTATCAGCAATGAGAATTGGTAAACAGATGCAGTTTTTTGGTGCTCGTGCAAATTTAGCAAAAGCATTATTATATGCTATAAATGGTGGAAAAGATGAAAAGACAGGAATTCAAGTTGGACCAGAGTTTGCTCCTATAACTTCAGAATATCTTGATTATGATGAGGTAATGAGAAAATTTGATCAAGTAATGGATTGGCTAGCTAAGCTGTATATTAATACTTTAAATATAATTCACTATATGCATGACAAATATGCTTATGAAAGACTGCAAATGGCACTTCATGATAAAGATATTCTAAGAACGTCTGCTTGTGGTATTGCAGGGCTTTCTGTTGTTGCAGATTCGCTATCTGCTATAAAATATGCAAAGGTTAAAGTTATTAGAAATGAGGAAGGATTAGCGGTAGATTATGAAGTAGAAGGAGATTATCCTGCTTTTGGAAATAATGATGATAGAGTAGATAGTATTGCCGTGGAAATAGTTAAAAACTTTATGAATAAATTACGTAAACATAAGACATATAGAGATTCTATACCTACACTTTCAATATTAACTATTACTTCTAATGTTGTATACGGTAAGAAAACTGGAAGTACACCAGATGGAAGAAAAATTGGAGAGCCATTTGCACCGGGAGCAAATCCAATGCATGGAAGAGATAAAAAAGGAGCTATAGCATCTATGTCTTCAGTTGCAAAGCTACCATATGAACATGCTGAAGATGGAATATCATATACATTTTCAATTGTTCCTAAAGCTCTTGGAAGGGATATAGAGGAGAGAATTAAGAATCTTGTAGGAATACTTGATGGATATTTTAATGATACAGGACATCATATAAATGTAAATGTTTTAGATAAGGAAACTCTATTAGATGCTATGGAACATCCTGAAAAGTATCCTCAATTGACTATACGTGTGTCAGGGTATGCAGTTAATTTTATCAAATTAACAAGAGAACAGCAGTTAGATGTTATTAAAAGAACATTCCATGAACATTTTTAA
- a CDS encoding YibE/F family protein, translated as MKKAMPILFTIGLILFIIVMANINDLSLENKNNNLFEVKAVVLKTDDSEMVQSGIAKIGFQSLIVEIKNGKYKGKKLEAVNQLVGKLDFDNYYKVGDKIIVGILEEDGKIKGVKAIDIYRQNWQLLLFAVFVLCLILYARFTGLKALFSFMASLFIIWKILIPALLKGKEPLLVSSMVLTLLTAIIIFSVAGFTKKGIAAFVGTMCGLFVTIGITIFFGNKLALHGMTSPFAETLVFSGHLDLNMKHIFYAAIIIGASGAAMDIAMDVAASIEEIKIKKPDIQTKELIQSGFNIGRAVIGTMTTTLLLAYSGGYLTLLMLFMTKNSSFIRIINLKIVSAEIMRTLVGSIGLVLVAPITAVVAGWIFTIEFEKTFKDKKREQEDILLEKSEIMTDLDKK; from the coding sequence ATGAAAAAAGCTATGCCTATATTATTTACTATAGGGTTGATACTATTTATAATTGTTATGGCAAATATAAATGATTTAAGTTTAGAAAATAAAAATAATAATTTATTTGAAGTTAAAGCTGTTGTTTTAAAAACTGATGATTCTGAAATGGTTCAATCGGGAATAGCTAAAATAGGCTTTCAATCATTAATAGTAGAAATTAAAAATGGGAAATATAAAGGTAAGAAATTAGAAGCAGTAAATCAATTAGTAGGAAAACTTGATTTTGATAATTATTATAAAGTAGGAGATAAAATAATAGTTGGCATATTAGAAGAGGATGGTAAAATAAAAGGAGTTAAAGCTATTGATATTTATAGACAAAATTGGCAACTGCTTTTATTTGCAGTTTTTGTACTTTGTTTAATTTTGTATGCTAGATTTACAGGACTTAAAGCATTGTTCTCATTTATGGCTAGTTTATTTATTATATGGAAAATTTTAATTCCAGCTTTGCTAAAAGGGAAAGAACCTTTACTTGTTAGTTCAATGGTACTGACATTATTGACAGCTATTATAATATTTTCTGTAGCTGGATTTACAAAAAAAGGAATAGCAGCATTTGTTGGAACAATGTGTGGTTTGTTTGTTACAATAGGTATAACAATATTTTTTGGAAATAAGTTGGCACTTCATGGAATGACTTCACCTTTTGCAGAAACACTTGTATTTAGTGGACATCTTGATCTCAACATGAAACATATTTTTTATGCTGCTATTATAATTGGTGCTTCAGGAGCTGCAATGGATATAGCTATGGATGTTGCAGCTTCTATAGAAGAAATCAAAATTAAAAAGCCTGACATACAGACAAAAGAGTTAATTCAATCAGGTTTTAATATTGGTAGAGCTGTGATTGGTACAATGACAACTACTCTTTTATTAGCTTATTCTGGAGGATATTTAACTTTGCTTATGTTATTTATGACTAAAAATTCAAGTTTTATTAGAATAATAAACTTAAAAATTGTAAGTGCAGAAATAATGAGGACTCTTGTAGGTAGTATCGGATTAGTTTTAGTAGCGCCTATTACAGCTGTGGTTGCGGGATGGATTTTTACAATTGAATTTGAAAAAACATTTAAAGATAAAAAGAGAGAACAAGAAGATATACTACTTGAAAAATCTGAAATAATGACAGATTTAGATAAAAAATAA
- a CDS encoding alkaline phosphatase codes for MFKRNSFFSKLFLAVLIVTLVAANGIVGFKDGTNLFKPAIAEAATVEKAPKYVFYFIGDGLGAAQRQIAEYFLQEKTGDKSAKLLINQLPVAGINTTYSASSLVTDSAAAGTALATGHKTNNGIISKLPDGTDIKTLVEAAEEKGMATGIATTTRLTHATPAVFASHNESRSNENEIAVDFLDSNVEFFAGGGARHFLPQGWVDDMPSMNGSKRKDNRNLLKEFADKGYKIFYGKEQSDKFRNYKPKGQEKVLATFTLSHLPYEIDRIHDTNNQVPSLAEITKKGIEVLSKYPNGFFFMIEGGRIDHACHTNDAVGAIHDILAFDAAVKEAYKFYKEHPDETLIVVVGDHETGGMGLGFSKNYYLKLNELLDVKASVGDVLAKKYNGDRDAYFKYIAENFGLDNLTEKEKAEIIKAMDLVDKKAEYDVAKYGPSYYNPVAVATTHVISKRANIEWTTFAHSGTSIPMSAVGVGSEKFTGFKDNTEIARTLASIMGVELSK; via the coding sequence ATGTTTAAGAGGAACAGTTTTTTTTCAAAGCTATTTTTAGCAGTATTAATTGTTACTTTGGTAGCTGCTAATGGTATTGTAGGCTTTAAAGATGGAACAAATTTATTTAAGCCAGCCATAGCTGAAGCAGCTACAGTAGAAAAAGCTCCAAAGTATGTATTTTACTTTATAGGTGATGGATTAGGTGCTGCACAAAGACAAATTGCAGAGTATTTTTTACAAGAAAAAACAGGAGATAAATCGGCTAAGTTATTAATTAATCAATTACCTGTTGCTGGAATTAATACTACATATTCTGCAAGTTCATTAGTAACTGATTCAGCAGCAGCTGGAACAGCACTTGCTACAGGACACAAGACTAATAATGGCATAATATCAAAATTGCCAGATGGTACAGATATAAAAACTCTTGTTGAAGCAGCTGAGGAAAAAGGAATGGCTACAGGTATAGCTACTACAACGAGATTAACTCATGCGACACCAGCAGTATTTGCTTCACATAATGAAAGTAGAAGTAATGAGAATGAAATAGCAGTTGATTTTTTAGATAGCAATGTTGAGTTTTTTGCAGGTGGTGGAGCTAGACATTTCTTACCACAAGGCTGGGTTGATGATATGCCAAGTATGAATGGTTCAAAGAGAAAAGATAACAGAAATTTATTAAAAGAATTTGCTGATAAAGGATATAAGATATTTTATGGAAAAGAACAATCTGATAAATTTAGAAATTATAAGCCAAAAGGACAAGAAAAGGTATTAGCTACATTTACATTATCTCATTTACCATATGAAATTGATAGAATTCATGATACAAATAATCAAGTTCCAAGCTTAGCAGAAATAACTAAAAAGGGAATAGAAGTTTTATCAAAATATCCTAATGGTTTCTTCTTTATGATAGAAGGTGGAAGAATAGACCATGCCTGTCATACAAATGATGCTGTTGGTGCTATACATGATATTTTAGCATTTGATGCTGCTGTTAAAGAGGCATATAAATTCTATAAAGAACATCCAGATGAAACTTTAATTGTAGTTGTTGGAGACCATGAAACTGGTGGTATGGGATTAGGATTTTCTAAAAATTATTATTTAAAATTAAATGAACTTCTTGATGTTAAAGCTTCTGTTGGAGATGTATTAGCTAAAAAATATAATGGAGATAGAGACGCATATTTTAAATATATAGCAGAAAATTTTGGTTTGGATAATTTAACAGAAAAAGAAAAAGCAGAAATTATTAAAGCTATGGATTTAGTAGATAAAAAAGCTGAATATGATGTTGCAAAATATGGACCATCTTATTATAATCCTGTAGCTGTAGCTACAACTCATGTAATTTCAAAAAGAGCAAATATAGAATGGACTACTTTTGCACATTCAGGAACATCAATACCTATGTCAGCAGTTGGCGTTGGTTCAGAGAAATTTACAGGTTTTAAAGATAATACAGAGATAGCAAGAACTTTAGCAAGTATAATGGGTGTGGAGCTTTCAAAATAA
- a CDS encoding sigma-54 interaction domain-containing protein has product MEAYYKGLKKNICDCDVKNNLDKVDEEKNYFDILNTILDTVNEWLVVTDDKGIITMMSRAYKEFLKDPNPEGKHVTEVIENTRLHKVLETGVREVGEIQEIKGNRMIAMRIPIIKDGKVIGAVGKGMFKDISDFMTLSKKINRLEKELEYYKGELNKEKTAKYSFEHIVGSGKKITDIKKMAQKIAKTDSNVLILGESGTGKELLAHSIHNASNRRFGPFIRINCAAIPSELLESELFGYDEGAFTGAKKGGKKGKFELANGGTILLDEIGDMSMHMQAKLLRVIQEKEVERLGGNKRISLDVRIIASTNMDLEKLVKEKKFREDLYYRLNVITIKLPPLRERKEDIEELANALRIKVSNRLGIYVEGISSEALRYLKAYDWPGNIRELENVIERAINLLDSDLIIQPKHLPKRLRQNKKISYLDTKKTLKDIIEEIEKNVIRECLEKTNGNKNKAAKILGLSRTGLYKKLERYNIK; this is encoded by the coding sequence ATGGAAGCGTACTACAAGGGTTTAAAGAAAAATATTTGCGATTGCGATGTAAAAAACAATTTAGACAAAGTAGATGAAGAAAAAAATTATTTTGATATTTTAAATACTATTTTAGATACAGTTAATGAATGGTTAGTTGTTACAGATGATAAAGGAATTATTACTATGATGAGCAGAGCATACAAAGAATTTTTAAAAGATCCAAATCCTGAAGGAAAGCATGTAACAGAAGTTATTGAAAATACAAGACTTCATAAGGTATTAGAAACGGGAGTTAGAGAAGTTGGTGAAATTCAGGAAATAAAAGGCAATCGAATGATAGCTATGCGAATACCTATTATCAAAGATGGTAAAGTCATTGGAGCAGTTGGTAAAGGTATGTTTAAAGATATAAGTGACTTTATGACATTAAGTAAAAAAATAAATAGATTGGAAAAAGAATTAGAATATTACAAAGGGGAGTTAAATAAAGAGAAAACAGCAAAATATTCTTTTGAACATATAGTAGGAAGTGGCAAAAAGATTACTGATATAAAAAAGATGGCACAAAAAATTGCAAAAACAGATTCAAATGTTTTAATACTAGGTGAAAGTGGTACGGGAAAAGAGTTATTGGCTCATTCAATCCATAATGCTAGTAATAGAAGATTTGGGCCATTTATAAGAATAAATTGTGCTGCAATACCTAGTGAACTACTTGAATCAGAATTATTTGGATATGATGAGGGAGCTTTTACAGGGGCTAAAAAAGGTGGCAAAAAGGGAAAATTTGAACTTGCTAATGGAGGTACTATATTACTTGATGAAATAGGAGATATGTCAATGCACATGCAGGCAAAACTTCTTAGGGTAATTCAAGAAAAAGAAGTTGAAAGACTGGGTGGAAATAAGCGAATAAGTTTAGATGTACGAATTATTGCTTCTACAAATATGGATTTAGAAAAATTAGTTAAAGAAAAAAAGTTTAGAGAAGACCTTTATTATAGACTTAATGTAATAACTATTAAGCTTCCACCACTTAGAGAAAGAAAAGAAGATATAGAAGAACTTGCAAATGCTTTGAGAATAAAAGTTTCAAATAGGTTGGGAATTTATGTAGAAGGTATTTCAAGTGAGGCATTAAGATATTTAAAAGCGTATGATTGGCCGGGAAATATAAGAGAACTTGAAAATGTAATAGAAAGAGCAATTAATCTTTTAGATTCTGATTTAATAATACAGCCAAAACATTTGCCAAAGAGATTAAGGCAAAATAAAAAAATTAGTTATCTAGATACAAAAAAGACATTAAAAGATATTATTGAAGAAATAGAAAAGAATGTAATAAGAGAGTGTCTTGAAAAAACAAACGGAAATAAAAACAAGGCTGCTAAAATATTAGGTCTTAGTAGAACGGGATTATATAAAAAATTAGAAAGGTATAATATTAAATAG
- a CDS encoding electron transfer flavoprotein subunit alpha/FixB family protein, producing MNISDYKGVLVFVEQRDNKIQRVSLELLGKARDIADKLNEKVTAVILGNNIKNNLEELIYHGADEVIYVDHQNLDIYITEPYTKALCEVINDKKPEIVLIGATAIGRDLAPRVSARIYTGLTADCTSLDIEEETRNLLMTRPAFGGNIMATIICPEHRPQMSTVRPGVMEIKERDTSRKGDIKEFFIDFTKEDINVEILEVVKETKEKVNIEEAKILVSGGRGIGKPENFALLKELAMLLDGQVSASRAVVDAGWIDKDHQVGQTGKTVRPNLYIACGISGAIQHLAGMEESEFIVAINKDSEAPIFEVADVGIVGDVNKVVPLLIEELKQYKLNNEYEEKGA from the coding sequence TTGAATATTTCAGATTATAAAGGAGTTTTAGTTTTTGTAGAACAAAGAGATAATAAAATACAAAGAGTATCTTTGGAGTTGTTGGGAAAGGCTAGAGATATTGCAGATAAACTAAATGAAAAAGTAACAGCTGTTATTTTAGGAAATAATATAAAAAATAATCTAGAAGAATTAATTTATCATGGTGCAGATGAAGTTATATATGTAGACCATCAAAATTTAGATATATATATTACCGAGCCTTATACAAAGGCTTTATGTGAAGTTATTAATGATAAAAAACCTGAAATAGTATTAATAGGTGCAACAGCAATAGGTAGAGATTTGGCACCAAGGGTTTCTGCTAGAATATATACAGGTCTTACAGCAGATTGTACTAGTCTTGATATTGAAGAAGAAACAAGAAATCTTTTAATGACAAGACCAGCTTTTGGTGGAAATATAATGGCAACAATTATTTGTCCAGAACATAGACCACAAATGTCTACAGTTAGACCGGGCGTTATGGAAATAAAAGAAAGGGATACAAGTAGAAAAGGAGATATAAAAGAATTTTTTATTGATTTTACTAAAGAAGATATAAATGTTGAAATATTAGAAGTAGTTAAAGAAACAAAAGAAAAAGTTAATATAGAAGAAGCAAAGATATTAGTTTCTGGTGGTAGAGGTATAGGCAAACCAGAAAACTTTGCACTGCTTAAGGAACTAGCTATGCTTCTTGATGGCCAAGTTTCTGCTTCACGTGCAGTTGTTGATGCAGGATGGATTGATAAAGACCATCAAGTTGGGCAAACAGGTAAAACAGTAAGACCTAATTTATATATTGCTTGCGGTATATCAGGTGCAATACAGCATTTAGCAGGTATGGAAGAATCAGAGTTTATAGTAGCTATAAATAAAGATTCAGAAGCACCTATATTTGAAGTTGCAGATGTTGGAATAGTTGGAGATGTTAATAAAGTTGTACCTTTGTTAATTGAAGAGTTAAAACAATATAAATTAAATAATGAGTATGAAGAAAAAGGAGCTTAA
- a CDS encoding electron transfer flavoprotein subunit beta/FixA family protein, translating into MNIVVCIKQVPDTTEVRLDPKTGTLIREGVPSIINPDDKSGLEAALKLKDEIGAKVTVITMGPPQAEKALREALAMGADEAILLSDRAFAGADTWATSSTLAAAIKKLDYDLIIAGRQAIDGDTAQVGPQIAEHLKLPQVSYVRELTLDGDSLILKREFEDGYHKIRVKLPCLITTLSELNKPRYMSVSGILEAYREKEIVRWGLNDIDVNVEHIGLKGSPTKVKKSFTKGVKAAGKVYELQPKEAAKLIIEKLREKHII; encoded by the coding sequence ATGAATATAGTTGTTTGTATAAAACAAGTACCAGATACTACAGAAGTAAGATTGGACCCTAAAACAGGTACTTTAATAAGAGAAGGAGTTCCAAGTATTATCAATCCAGATGATAAAAGTGGATTAGAAGCAGCATTAAAGTTAAAGGATGAAATAGGAGCAAAAGTAACAGTTATTACTATGGGACCTCCTCAAGCAGAAAAGGCTTTAAGAGAAGCTTTAGCTATGGGAGCTGATGAAGCTATACTTTTAAGTGATAGAGCATTTGCTGGTGCAGATACATGGGCTACATCTAGTACGTTAGCAGCTGCTATTAAAAAGTTAGATTACGATTTAATAATAGCAGGAAGACAGGCGATAGATGGAGATACAGCACAAGTTGGACCTCAAATTGCAGAGCATTTAAAATTGCCTCAAGTAAGTTACGTTAGGGAATTAACTCTTGACGGTGATAGTTTGATTTTAAAAAGAGAATTTGAAGATGGGTATCATAAAATAAGAGTAAAATTACCTTGTTTAATAACTACATTAAGTGAACTTAATAAACCTAGATATATGTCAGTAAGTGGAATTTTAGAAGCATACAGAGAAAAAGAAATAGTTAGATGGGGATTAAATGATATAGATGTAAATGTAGAACATATTGGATTAAAAGGTTCTCCTACAAAGGTTAAGAAGTCATTTACAAAAGGAGTTAAGGCTGCTGGTAAAGTATATGAATTACAGCCTAAAGAAGCAGCAAAATTAATTATTGAAAAACTTAGAGAAAAACATATCATATAA
- a CDS encoding acyl-CoA dehydrogenase, translating into MDFTISKEYQMLQELFREFAENEVKPLAAEVDEEEKFPLETVKKLARYGFMGIPIPKEYGGSGGDNFAYAMAIEELSKVCATTGVVVSAHTSLCASPIYEFGTEEQKKKYLIPLAKGEKLGAFGLTEPNAGTDASAQQTKAELHGDYYILNGSKIFITNAGYADTYIIMAMTDKSKGVKGISAFIVEKGFEGFRVGKKEAKMGIRGSSTCELIFEDCKVPKENLLGKEGQGFKIAMKTLDGGRIGIAAQAIGIAQGAIDETIKYVKERKQFGRPLAKFQNTQFTLADMQTKTDAARMLVYRAARAKDNKEPYSVYAAMAKLFAAETAMEVTTKAVQLHGGYGYTREYPVERMMRDAKITEIYEGTSEVQRMVIAGNILR; encoded by the coding sequence ATGGATTTTACTATTTCTAAAGAGTATCAGATGTTACAGGAATTATTTAGAGAATTTGCTGAAAATGAAGTCAAACCACTTGCCGCAGAAGTAGATGAAGAAGAAAAATTTCCATTAGAAACAGTAAAGAAGCTAGCTAGGTATGGATTTATGGGCATACCAATTCCAAAAGAATATGGAGGAAGTGGTGGAGATAACTTTGCATATGCAATGGCTATTGAGGAGTTATCTAAAGTTTGTGCAACTACAGGTGTTGTAGTTTCAGCTCATACTTCACTTTGTGCATCACCAATTTATGAATTTGGAACAGAAGAGCAAAAGAAAAAGTATTTGATACCATTAGCTAAAGGTGAAAAACTAGGAGCATTTGGACTTACAGAACCAAATGCAGGAACAGATGCTTCAGCTCAACAAACAAAAGCTGAATTACATGGAGATTATTATATACTAAATGGTTCAAAAATATTTATAACTAATGCAGGTTATGCTGATACATATATAATTATGGCTATGACTGATAAGAGTAAAGGTGTTAAAGGTATTTCTGCTTTTATAGTTGAAAAGGGTTTTGAAGGATTTAGGGTAGGTAAAAAAGAAGCTAAAATGGGTATAAGAGGTTCATCAACATGTGAACTTATATTTGAAGACTGTAAAGTTCCTAAAGAAAACTTACTAGGAAAAGAAGGACAAGGATTTAAAATTGCTATGAAGACATTAGATGGTGGACGTATAGGAATAGCAGCTCAAGCTATTGGAATAGCACAAGGAGCTATAGATGAAACAATTAAATATGTAAAAGAAAGAAAACAATTTGGAAGACCACTTGCAAAATTCCAAAATACTCAATTTACTCTTGCAGATATGCAGACAAAAACAGATGCAGCAAGAATGTTAGTGTATAGAGCAGCAAGGGCAAAAGACAATAAAGAACCTTATAGTGTTTATGCAGCTATGGCAAAATTATTTGCAGCTGAAACAGCTATGGAAGTAACTACAAAAGCAGTTCAGCTTCATGGTGGATATGGATATACTAGAGAGTATCCAGTAGAGAGAATGATGAGAGATGCTAAGATAACCGAGATATATGAAGGTACTTCTGAAGTACAAAGAATGGTTATAGCTGGAAATATTTTACGATAG
- a CDS encoding diacylglycerol/lipid kinase family protein, whose translation MRVKIINNPSSGRTIVQKSLEIIVGRLVLENIFKTVDKFDTRGKFDAMNEVMKIKEGEFDLIVVVGGDGTLNEVINGMMKADLRLPFAVIPAGTVNDFANYLSIPNDIDGICDMFRNGRLIDIDVCKVNENYFINVAAAGLLTDVAIKASVASKTVFGKFAYYAEGIKEIPKQLFKSIKLEFKYNCKSFVEDVMLFAVLNSSSAGGFKKFAPQAGLNDGKFDVCIFKKIDIFDAATLFLKIIRGDHINNENVIYFQTDNLYVKCLDDSNMNIDIDGENGGPLPAKFEIISSGLKIFIPDYLKFNNKL comes from the coding sequence ATGAGAGTAAAAATTATAAACAATCCATCTTCTGGTCGCACTATAGTTCAAAAATCTTTGGAAATTATTGTAGGGAGATTAGTATTAGAAAATATATTTAAAACTGTAGATAAATTTGACACTAGAGGAAAATTTGATGCAATGAATGAAGTAATGAAAATTAAAGAAGGAGAATTTGATTTAATTGTAGTTGTTGGAGGAGATGGAACTTTAAATGAAGTTATAAATGGTATGATGAAGGCAGATTTAAGATTACCTTTTGCAGTTATACCTGCTGGTACTGTAAATGATTTTGCAAACTATCTATCTATTCCAAATGACATAGATGGAATTTGTGATATGTTTAGGAATGGAAGATTAATTGATATAGACGTTTGTAAAGTTAATGAAAATTATTTTATTAATGTTGCAGCTGCTGGTTTGCTTACAGATGTTGCAATAAAAGCTTCAGTAGCATCTAAAACTGTATTTGGAAAATTTGCTTATTATGCTGAAGGAATAAAAGAAATACCTAAACAGTTATTTAAATCGATAAAATTAGAATTTAAGTATAACTGTAAATCTTTTGTAGAAGATGTAATGTTGTTTGCAGTTTTAAATTCATCTTCTGCTGGGGGTTTTAAAAAATTTGCACCGCAAGCGGGGTTAAATGATGGCAAATTTGATGTATGTATATTTAAAAAAATAGATATATTTGATGCTGCTACATTGTTTTTAAAGATTATAAGAGGAGACCATATAAATAATGAAAATGTTATATATTTTCAAACTGATAATCTCTATGTTAAATGTTTAGATGATAGCAATATGAATATAGATATAGATGGTGAAAATGGAGGACCACTTCCTGCTAAATTTGAAATAATATCTTCTGGTTTAAAAATTTTTATTCCAGATTATTTAAAATTTAATAATAAACTATGA